A genome region from Eurosta solidaginis isolate ZX-2024a chromosome 2, ASM4086904v1, whole genome shotgun sequence includes the following:
- the LOC137242551 gene encoding UPAR/Ly6 domain-containing protein CG9338-like isoform X2, whose translation MQQKICIGLFLLSFVVNALSIQCYLCESVYDTDCGDDFDLVNYFKWDCSRVAPPRYLGGELDMRNATGCMKRTYKVGDAQRVERSCFFGDVNATTNGCQLDPALDQAAPISCHVCDNEDFCNHSNRLNSWPQYLPMMGVTLIAKLLNWLS comes from the exons ATGCAGCAGAAAATTTGCATAGGATTATTTCTTCTGAGTTTCGTTGTTAATG CTTTATCCATTCAATGCTATTTATGTGAATCTGTTTATGATACGGACTGTGGAGATGACTTTGACTTGGTAAACTACTTTAAATGGGATTGCTCGCGAGTAGCACCGCCACGTTATTTAGGGGGCGAATTGGATATGCGAAATGCAACAGGATGCATGAAACGAACGTACAAAG TGGGTGATGCGCAACGGGTTGAACGAAGCTGTTTCTTTGGTGACGTCAATGCGACCACCAACGGTTGCCAATTGGATCCGGCGTTAGATCAGGCGGCGCCTATATCTTGTCACGTTTGCGATAATGAAGATTTTTGCAATCACAGCAACCGACTGAATTCATGGCCACAATATTTACCTATGATGGGTGTCACATTAATAGCGAAACTTTTAAATTGGCTAAGCTAA
- the LOC137242551 gene encoding UPAR/Ly6 domain-containing protein CG9338-like isoform X1, which yields MFRYGSNKLRLKTCNVSSALSIQCYLCESVYDTDCGDDFDLVNYFKWDCSRVAPPRYLGGELDMRNATGCMKRTYKVGDAQRVERSCFFGDVNATTNGCQLDPALDQAAPISCHVCDNEDFCNHSNRLNSWPQYLPMMGVTLIAKLLNWLS from the exons ATGTTTCGCTATGGGAGTaacaaattaagattaaaaacttgcaatgtatcttcag CTTTATCCATTCAATGCTATTTATGTGAATCTGTTTATGATACGGACTGTGGAGATGACTTTGACTTGGTAAACTACTTTAAATGGGATTGCTCGCGAGTAGCACCGCCACGTTATTTAGGGGGCGAATTGGATATGCGAAATGCAACAGGATGCATGAAACGAACGTACAAAG TGGGTGATGCGCAACGGGTTGAACGAAGCTGTTTCTTTGGTGACGTCAATGCGACCACCAACGGTTGCCAATTGGATCCGGCGTTAGATCAGGCGGCGCCTATATCTTGTCACGTTTGCGATAATGAAGATTTTTGCAATCACAGCAACCGACTGAATTCATGGCCACAATATTTACCTATGATGGGTGTCACATTAATAGCGAAACTTTTAAATTGGCTAAGCTAA